The following proteins are co-located in the Paenibacillus sp. FSL H8-0079 genome:
- a CDS encoding bifunctional 4-hydroxy-2-oxoglutarate aldolase/2-dehydro-3-deoxy-phosphogluconate aldolase, translating into MNLTEVLLESRLVAIVRGISREAAVTAGQGMTSGGIRLMEVTLNTPGAHDIIADWRERHEGKAYVGAGTVLNVQMAKEAVAAGAQFLVSPNVDLSVIEYAVEHGIEIWPGAMTPTEIVAAHEAGARVVKLFPMASLGIPYLREIKAPLNHIPLLATGGATLENIADYYAAGAAAVGLGSALLPREALAAGDHEQIAACAQKFVEATKV; encoded by the coding sequence ATGAATCTGACGGAAGTATTATTGGAGTCGAGGCTGGTCGCGATTGTGCGTGGCATTAGCCGTGAAGCGGCAGTAACAGCTGGACAAGGTATGACGAGTGGTGGAATCAGACTGATGGAGGTCACACTGAACACGCCTGGAGCACATGATATTATTGCAGATTGGCGTGAGCGGCATGAAGGGAAGGCTTATGTTGGAGCGGGTACGGTACTGAATGTACAGATGGCCAAGGAAGCGGTCGCTGCAGGGGCACAATTTTTGGTGTCCCCCAATGTCGATCTGTCTGTAATTGAATATGCTGTAGAACATGGTATCGAGATCTGGCCTGGAGCCATGACACCCACAGAGATTGTCGCTGCTCATGAAGCGGGAGCACGAGTAGTGAAGCTGTTTCCAATGGCGAGTCTGGGCATTCCATATCTGCGGGAGATCAAAGCCCCACTGAATCATATTCCACTGCTGGCAACAGGTGGTGCCACACTGGAGAATATTGCTGATTATTATGCAGCAGGCGCTGCGGCAGTCGGTCTGGGAAGTGCACTTTTGCCACGAGAGGCTCTTGCTGCAGGAGATCATGAGCAGATTGCAGCCTGCGCACAGAAATTTGTGGAAGCAACGAAGGTGTAG
- a CDS encoding glycosyltransferase, which yields MRELKKDQVRKSQEESTPQIEPYSQEKENQKEKQNEKTKENQHVSQSENRPSRRSAKSRETLQSEKLSESGQERILIASPVRQTAAVLREFLDSLHALERTTVKTDYLFVDDNEEEAASNILREFVLQHEGTVIHTDELDGNSPRNKGVYNKDEGGHYWQDEQIWRVAGLKNHILQYARDNHYDAVFLIDSDLVMHPRTLEQLVSSGKDIVSNIFWTRWQPGAREMPQVWLQDEYALYRRGGKSSAGNEAEDEGAQTTAFLNQLRVPGCYEVGGLGACTLIRKNVLAAGVSYDQIPNVSFWGEDRHFCIRAQALGFRLFVDTHLPAYHIYRLSELPGVSAFNRRARRGEETISITLCMIVKNEEASLARCLDSVNGIADEIVIVDTGSTDRTRQIASRYTDRIVDFEWVDDFAAARNFAFDQAKSEYILWLDADDVFEAEDRAKLIALKRSLDPDIDSVTMDYNLSFTADGKVAYSLRRNRLVRRDRQFRWIGAVHEYLAVAGNLLHSDVAVTHKKDKEYTDRNLRIYRKREQAGEDFPPRDLYYFGNELKDHGQHEDAVKYYEKFLDSGLGWVEDQIAACQKIADCEAARERPEQEVTALFRSFAYDLPRAEICCRLGGYFADREDYRKALFWYEQATRAVRPDDPMVVLNEAAWTWMPHLQLCVCYDRMGNRAKAREHNDIALAYHPTHPSMLYNDRYFKDLEKDNVLENA from the coding sequence GTGAGGGAGTTGAAGAAAGATCAGGTACGCAAATCGCAAGAAGAATCCACACCTCAAATAGAGCCGTATTCCCAAGAAAAAGAGAATCAGAAAGAGAAGCAGAATGAGAAAACAAAAGAGAACCAGCATGTGAGCCAGAGTGAAAATCGACCGTCCAGACGTTCTGCTAAATCGCGGGAAACCCTTCAATCGGAAAAGCTTTCTGAGTCTGGACAGGAAAGAATACTGATCGCGAGCCCGGTTCGCCAGACCGCTGCGGTGCTCCGTGAATTTCTGGATTCTCTGCATGCACTGGAACGAACAACGGTGAAGACGGACTATCTGTTTGTAGACGATAACGAGGAAGAAGCCGCATCGAATATATTGCGTGAATTTGTGCTTCAGCATGAAGGGACGGTTATTCATACAGATGAACTTGACGGCAACAGTCCTCGCAACAAAGGGGTATACAACAAGGATGAGGGAGGCCACTATTGGCAGGATGAGCAGATTTGGCGCGTAGCTGGTTTGAAAAATCATATTCTGCAATATGCACGTGATAACCACTACGATGCGGTTTTCCTGATTGATTCTGACTTGGTGATGCATCCGCGGACGCTGGAGCAACTCGTATCGAGCGGCAAAGACATTGTATCCAATATCTTTTGGACCCGCTGGCAGCCGGGTGCAAGGGAGATGCCGCAGGTATGGTTGCAGGATGAGTATGCTTTGTATCGTCGCGGCGGCAAATCATCAGCCGGGAACGAGGCGGAAGACGAGGGGGCGCAAACGACTGCTTTTCTGAATCAGCTACGTGTCCCGGGTTGCTACGAAGTTGGAGGGCTGGGGGCATGTACGCTCATTCGCAAAAATGTTCTGGCAGCAGGGGTTTCCTATGACCAGATTCCGAATGTATCCTTCTGGGGCGAGGATCGTCATTTCTGCATCCGTGCTCAGGCACTGGGTTTTCGTTTGTTCGTTGATACACATCTTCCGGCCTATCACATCTATCGTCTGTCTGAGCTACCGGGGGTATCTGCCTTTAACCGCAGGGCCAGACGAGGCGAAGAGACGATCAGTATTACGCTGTGTATGATTGTGAAAAATGAAGAAGCTTCCCTCGCCAGATGTCTGGACTCGGTCAACGGTATTGCCGATGAGATTGTAATCGTTGATACCGGATCAACGGATCGTACCCGTCAGATCGCTTCCAGATATACGGATCGTATCGTTGATTTTGAATGGGTGGATGACTTTGCAGCAGCACGTAACTTTGCCTTCGATCAAGCAAAGAGTGAATATATTCTATGGCTGGATGCCGACGATGTGTTTGAAGCGGAAGACCGCGCCAAGCTAATTGCTTTGAAACGTTCGCTGGACCCGGATATTGATAGTGTCACGATGGATTACAATCTGTCATTCACAGCAGACGGCAAGGTCGCCTACAGCCTGCGCCGGAATCGTCTGGTGCGTCGAGATCGGCAATTTCGCTGGATTGGTGCGGTGCATGAATATCTGGCTGTAGCGGGCAATCTGCTGCATAGTGATGTGGCAGTTACCCATAAGAAAGACAAAGAATATACCGATCGGAATCTACGGATCTATCGCAAAAGGGAGCAGGCCGGAGAGGACTTCCCACCGCGCGACTTGTATTATTTCGGCAATGAATTAAAGGACCATGGACAACATGAGGATGCAGTGAAGTACTATGAGAAGTTTCTGGATTCCGGGCTGGGTTGGGTAGAAGATCAGATCGCTGCTTGCCAGAAAATTGCGGATTGTGAAGCCGCACGTGAACGTCCGGAACAGGAAGTAACGGCGTTGTTCCGATCGTTTGCCTATGATTTGCCAAGAGCCGAGATCTGCTGTCGATTGGGTGGTTATTTTGCCGACCGTGAAGATTATCGCAAAGCCCTGTTCTGGTACGAACAGGCGACTCGGGCTGTACGTCCGGATGATCCTATGGTAGTGCTGAATGAAGCAGCGTGGACCTGGATGCCGCATCTGCAACTATGTGTGTGTTATGACCGGATGGGTAACCGTGCCAAGGCGCGGGAACATAATGATATCGCACTCGCCTACCATCCAACACATCCGAGTATGTTATATAACGATCGTTACTTTAAAGATTTGGAGAAGGATAACGTCTTGGAAAATGCTTAG